The proteins below come from a single Diadema setosum chromosome 21, eeDiaSeto1, whole genome shotgun sequence genomic window:
- the LOC140244883 gene encoding melatonin receptor type 1C-like → MYHTVIPSGFLELVKMNEVALSGENVTSVSFVYRSAVILSTFTVTTAVIGIVENLAIFLAFAMSRKLQTATNIFLINLSISQTVICFLWIFWAAMYLKDKKWLRSDATCQVLYALSPIATSCMSLTIMVIALNRYVLITKSKEMYSRVFSRRNVGCILVFCWFFPTVTLVIPQVSYHIVEYDMSIQSCNSDHPTKKALGLFRAIFVTITFLVTLCSYCKIFRHVRQSTRSLESSSSDSQARRQRNIEVKITKTMLSLISFYYILCVGPPMALGLTFAVLYKNDDKSIDIRALLIVVFVCAELLVLNSCVNPVIYGWKHPHFRLVLGCILRGRLREIPHPSGWLSRLLGRDHGATQVTYSLDAV, encoded by the coding sequence ATGTATCACACTGTGATACCCTCAGGTTTCCTCGAATTGGTGAAGATGAATGAAGTTGCACTCAGTGGAGAGAATGTCACAAGCGTTAGCTTCGTCTACAGATCCGCAGTCATTCTAAGTACGTTTACAGTCACTACGGCGGTAATCGGAATCGTCGAGAACCTGGCGATCTTTCTCGCGTTCGCAATGTCGAGGAAGCTTCAGACGGCAACGAACATCTTCCTCATCAACCTCAGCATCTCCCAAACAGTAATCTGTTTCCTCTGGATATTCTGGGCTGCCATGTATTTGAAAGACAAGAAGTGGTTACGTTCCGATGCAACTTGCCAGGTGCTGTACGCACTTTCTCCCATTGCGACTTCCTGCATGTCGCTTACCATAATGGTAATTGCTCTCAACCGATACGTGCTCATCACCAAGTCGAAAGAGATGTACTCCCGCGTCTTTTCGAGGAGGAATGTCGGATGTATCCTTGTCTTCTGCTGGTTTTTTCCCACTGTCACCTTGGTTATTCCTCAAGTATCTTACCATATCGTCGAATACGACATGTCCATACAATCCTGCAATTCCGATCATCCCACGAAAAAAGCGCTGGGACTGTTTAGGGCAATCTTTGTGACAATTACCTTTCTTGTAACCCTATGCAGCTACTGCAAGATCTTCAGACATGTTAGGCAGAGCACCCGCTCACTTGAAAGCTCCTCTAGTGACAGTCAGGCGCGTCGACAGAGAAACATAGAGGTGAAAATCACCAAAACCATGCTCTCTTTGATAAGCTTCTATTACATCTTGTGTGTCGGTCCACCCATGGCGCTGGGTCTGACTTTCGCCGTCCTCTATAAGAATGATGATAAGTCTATAGACATCCGGGCACTGCTCATCGTCGTCTTTGTCTGCGCAGAACTTCTCGTGCTCAATAGCTGTGTCAACCCTGTCATCTACGGCTGGAAACATCCACATTTCAGGCTCGTCCTCGGTTGCATCCTCCGTGGACGGCTGCGTGAAATCCCCCATCCTTCCGGCTGGTTGTCGCGATTACTCGGCCGCGACCACGGAGCTACACAAGTGACCTACAGCTTGGACGCAGTATAG